A stretch of the Nicotiana tabacum cultivar K326 chromosome 6, ASM71507v2, whole genome shotgun sequence genome encodes the following:
- the LOC107789219 gene encoding uncharacterized protein LOC107789219 isoform X2, translating to MDQKKKKDGKGSMYWTNERHVHFLNSIEASFVRGMLENSNNVNAGQLLLPLDRHLPDSTDSTLDTPNQRRRRFSISDINMSSGSRIDEKKTSRRLSSDICSQDQVVPQYKHGRGDKDTED from the exons ATggatcagaagaagaagaaagatggtaaaGGAAGTATGTACTGGACAAATGAAAGACATGTTCATTTCTTGAATTCAATAGAGGCATCGTTTGTTCGAGGAATGTTGGAAAATAGTAATAACGTTAACGCCGGCCAGCTGCTTCTCCCACTGGACCGCCATTTGCCTGACAGTACAGATTCAACCCTTGATACACCTAACCAAAGACGTCGCAGATTTTCTATTTCAG ATATCAACATGAGCAGCGGAAGCAGAATAGATGAGAAGAAAACTAGTAGAAGATTGTCATCTGACATTTGCTCACAAGATCAG GTGGTCCCACAATATAAACATGGAAGAGGAGATAAGGATACTGAAG attga
- the LOC107789219 gene encoding uncharacterized protein LOC107789219 isoform X1, which produces MDQKKKKDGKGSMYWTNERHVHFLNSIEASFVRGMLENSNNVNAGQLLLPLDRHLPDSTDSTLDTPNQRRRRFSISDINMSSGSRIDEKKTSRRLSSDICSQDQVVPQYKHGRGDKDTEGHPDVPLT; this is translated from the exons ATggatcagaagaagaagaaagatggtaaaGGAAGTATGTACTGGACAAATGAAAGACATGTTCATTTCTTGAATTCAATAGAGGCATCGTTTGTTCGAGGAATGTTGGAAAATAGTAATAACGTTAACGCCGGCCAGCTGCTTCTCCCACTGGACCGCCATTTGCCTGACAGTACAGATTCAACCCTTGATACACCTAACCAAAGACGTCGCAGATTTTCTATTTCAG ATATCAACATGAGCAGCGGAAGCAGAATAGATGAGAAGAAAACTAGTAGAAGATTGTCATCTGACATTTGCTCACAAGATCAG GTGGTCCCACAATATAAACATGGAAGAGGAGATAAGGATACTGAAGGTCATCCTGATGTTCCTCTCACTTAG